A single genomic interval of Microbacterium hydrocarbonoxydans harbors:
- a CDS encoding ATP-dependent DNA ligase codes for MRYEIPAPMLAKAAASVPDPAKTAGGLLFEPKWDGFRGLIAWDGEDVEIGSRGAKPLTRYFPELVEAIPRLLPGPCLLDGEIVVATGPDGAQRLDWEALSQRIHPAASRVNRLAVETPAMFIAFDLLALGDEDLQDTPFAERRARLETLMSSVEHPLHITRTTRDRDAAVRWLAEFEGAGLDGVVAKPLDQPYAPGKRTLVKIKHARTADVVALGYRVHKSGSGVGSLLVGLYDADGTLRQVGGVAAWSDVRRRQLVEELEPLVERDDAGDAVTGEGERSRFSGSKDVSFVRLRPELVLEVRYDQLEGARFRHTVQFERWRPDRDARSCTYDQLDTVAGYDLADVIG; via the coding sequence ATGCGCTACGAGATCCCCGCCCCGATGCTGGCGAAGGCGGCAGCATCCGTCCCCGACCCCGCGAAGACCGCCGGCGGACTCCTCTTCGAGCCGAAGTGGGACGGCTTCCGCGGTCTGATCGCCTGGGACGGGGAGGACGTCGAGATCGGCTCCCGCGGCGCGAAGCCCCTCACCCGCTACTTCCCCGAGCTGGTCGAAGCGATCCCGCGGCTGCTCCCCGGCCCCTGCCTCCTCGACGGCGAGATCGTCGTCGCCACCGGGCCGGACGGCGCGCAGCGACTGGACTGGGAGGCGCTCAGCCAGCGCATCCATCCCGCCGCGTCCCGGGTGAACAGGCTCGCCGTCGAGACGCCCGCGATGTTCATCGCCTTCGATCTGCTCGCCCTCGGCGACGAGGACCTGCAGGACACGCCGTTCGCCGAGCGGCGCGCCAGGCTCGAGACGCTGATGTCCTCGGTCGAGCATCCGCTGCACATCACCCGCACCACCCGCGATCGCGACGCCGCCGTGCGCTGGCTCGCCGAATTCGAGGGCGCGGGGCTCGACGGCGTGGTCGCGAAGCCCCTCGATCAGCCCTACGCGCCGGGCAAGCGCACGCTGGTGAAGATCAAGCACGCCCGCACCGCCGATGTCGTCGCGCTGGGATATCGCGTGCACAAGTCGGGCTCCGGCGTGGGCTCGTTGCTGGTCGGGCTGTACGACGCGGACGGCACTCTGCGCCAGGTCGGCGGCGTCGCCGCGTGGAGCGACGTGCGTCGCCGGCAGCTCGTCGAGGAGCTGGAGCCGCTGGTCGAACGCGACGACGCGGGCGACGCCGTCACGGGCGAAGGCGAACGCTCGCGGTTCAGCGGATCGAAGGACGTGTCGTTCGTGCGGCTGCGCCCCGAGCTCGTGCTCGAAGTCCGCTACGACCAGCTCGAAGGCGCCCGCTTTCGGCACACCGTGCAGTTCGAGCGCTGGCGCCCGGACCGGGACGCCCGCTCCTGCACCTA
- a CDS encoding phytoene desaturase family protein translates to MARATIIGSGPNGLAAAVALARSGYEVRVLEASDTIGGGVRTAENTLPGFLHDICAAVHPAALSSPFFQAFGLAERIEWILPEISYAHPLDGGRAGIAWRDIERTAAGLGVDERAWLALLRPLSSHVEGVVDFTGNQMLRIPRDPLTALRFALRMLDQGTPLARRSLRTDEAAGLMSGVLAHANTPMPSLAGAAAGLLLAAQAHAGGWMYPRGGAQRIADSMVADIEAHGGTVESGAHVTDLGTLDWGDPARGDLLLLNTSPRLTLTHPDIPAGYARAISGYRYGPAAAKVDFALDGPIPWANADVAQAPTVHVGGSAAEVWESENAVARGRISDRPYVLTVQPSVFDPTRAPEGKAVLWTYIHVPQNSDLDATELITRQVERFAPGFRDLILAHHSVPASHREAINPSEIGGDILGGAFTIPQALRRPVLGTAPWRTPMRGVYLASASTPPGPGVNGMAGWHAARTALKDAGRPASLGDLFG, encoded by the coding sequence ATGGCTCGCGCGACGATCATCGGCTCAGGACCGAACGGCCTCGCGGCGGCGGTGGCACTGGCCCGCTCCGGGTACGAGGTGCGCGTCCTGGAGGCATCCGACACGATCGGCGGCGGCGTCCGCACCGCCGAGAACACCCTCCCCGGGTTCCTCCACGACATCTGCGCCGCCGTGCATCCGGCCGCGCTCTCGTCGCCGTTCTTCCAGGCTTTCGGGCTCGCGGAGCGGATCGAGTGGATCCTCCCCGAGATCTCCTACGCCCACCCGCTCGACGGCGGACGCGCAGGGATCGCCTGGCGCGACATCGAGCGCACCGCCGCGGGACTCGGTGTCGACGAACGCGCCTGGCTCGCACTGCTCCGCCCGCTCAGCAGCCACGTCGAGGGCGTCGTCGACTTCACCGGCAACCAGATGCTCCGGATCCCGCGCGACCCGCTCACGGCGCTCCGCTTCGCACTGCGGATGCTGGATCAGGGCACACCGCTCGCCCGCCGCTCGCTGCGCACCGACGAGGCCGCCGGCCTGATGTCGGGGGTGCTCGCGCACGCGAACACCCCGATGCCCTCGCTCGCCGGTGCGGCCGCCGGGCTGCTGCTCGCGGCCCAGGCCCACGCGGGCGGCTGGATGTACCCGCGCGGCGGAGCGCAGCGCATCGCCGACAGCATGGTCGCGGACATCGAGGCGCACGGCGGGACCGTCGAATCCGGCGCGCACGTCACGGACCTCGGCACACTGGACTGGGGCGACCCCGCCCGTGGCGACCTGCTGCTGCTGAACACCTCACCCCGCCTCACGCTCACCCACCCCGACATCCCCGCCGGATACGCGAGGGCGATCAGCGGATACCGCTACGGCCCCGCCGCCGCGAAGGTCGACTTCGCCCTCGACGGGCCGATCCCCTGGGCGAACGCCGACGTGGCACAGGCGCCCACCGTGCACGTCGGGGGCTCGGCCGCCGAGGTCTGGGAGAGCGAGAACGCCGTGGCCAGGGGACGGATCAGCGACCGACCGTACGTCCTGACCGTGCAGCCGTCGGTCTTCGACCCCACCAGGGCTCCGGAGGGCAAGGCGGTCCTCTGGACGTACATCCACGTGCCGCAGAACTCCGACCTCGACGCCACCGAGCTGATCACCCGCCAGGTCGAGAGGTTCGCGCCGGGCTTCCGCGACCTGATCCTCGCGCACCACTCGGTGCCCGCCTCACATCGCGAGGCGATCAACCCGTCCGAGATCGGCGGCGACATCCTGGGCGGCGCCTTCACGATCCCGCAGGCGCTGCGTCGGCCCGTGCTCGGCACCGCCCCGTGGCGCACCCCGATGCGCGGCGTCTACCTCGCCTCCGCCTCGACGCCTCCCGGTCCCGGCGTCAACGGCATGGCCGGTTGGCACGCCGCGCGCACCGCCCTGAAGGATGCCGGAAGACCCGCCTCCCTCGGCGATCTCTTCGGCTGA